GTTGTAGGTTCTTGATCCTAGTGAGATTTTGGCCGTCGACtgatgttgttgtctttGGCAGAATGTCGACTTCTCCTCCGAAGCTGTTCGTTTAGGTCAAGACGTTGAGAATAGGCAGGATCCATTGCAAGCGATGCACTGGATGCAGACTGATCTCCGATCGTGGACCGATGTCTCCCGGCTCCTCCCCTTTGCTCCGTTTGACGCGATCCTTGATAAGAGTACTAGCGACGCTATAGCGACGTCGAGCCCAGTTACCTTGTCCCCGACAGCCGATAAGTCAACCATTTGCCCTGATGTACAAAGTATTCTTTCGAGTCACGGAGAGACGACATTGTCCCCGACGGAACTTCTTGCGCTGCACCTGGTGCCATTGACAAAAAGGGGATGCAAATGGTTTGTGCTCTCGTATTCGACAATGAGGTTTGACAATGTGCCTCACCTATTTGCGCACTGGGAGGTTGTCGCCCGCACTCCCTTCGAGGCGCCGAGCGGCTCGACAGTGACGAAGGCTTACACGCCACCGGTTTATCATTGGCTCTATGTTTTGCGGCGCAAATAAACCCTTTGTTGGCGTCTTTCATCTTGAAAAAACAAGAATGGACAAGACAAACAGCTTGTTTTCAAATCAATGCCGTATGCACTCTGGATGAGGTCTAAAATTTCGACATTGAGAAAACATAATGGGCCATTGTGCGAAAATTGAATTAGTCTTATTATTTTGGATATATGTGAAGGATTAATTCACAAGTATTCTTagactatatatttatgccGAATTTGTCAGGATCTGTTATTTCGGCCCATGATCGCTATTTTCCCAAAAGCATCTTTTAATTTCCAGCGTTAATCGAATAGCTTTAAAAATGTCACACAAAGTGAAGGCTAGCGAATTCGTCAC
This sequence is a window from Aspergillus puulaauensis MK2 DNA, chromosome 6, nearly complete sequence. Protein-coding genes within it:
- a CDS encoding uncharacterized protein (COG:S;~EggNog:ENOG410PT8Q;~InterPro:IPR029063), encoding MRPDPSRTKRTGAPDYDDPSFWDTKFATGQDIGEWLNPGEVLLDALLSFLENRPTPNPEAKPEEHATPRVLHLGPGVSKLGTRLRDAFVTRGWTGNGIVNVDFSSEAVRLGQDVENRQDPLQAMHWMQTDLRSWTDVSRLLPFAPFDAILDKSTSDAIATSSPVTLSPTADKSTICPDVQSILSSHGETTLSPTELLALHLVPLTKRGCKWFVLSYSTMRFDNVPHLFAHWEVVARTPFEAPSGSTVTKAYTPPVYHWLYVLRRK